From Anopheles arabiensis isolate DONGOLA chromosome 3, AaraD3, whole genome shotgun sequence, a single genomic window includes:
- the LOC120903767 gene encoding 17-beta-hydroxysteroid dehydrogenase 14-like: protein MDFTGKVVLITGASSGIGASTAKYLTNLGASCVLAARNEAKLAEVCKECAALGKATPLTVVTDVTKRADLERLLKLTIAKYGRLDVLVNNAGKGAGGSIEEADLDQFDDILDTNLRSVFALTKLALPHLLAAKGNIVNVSSVAGTNSFHNALSYCVSKAALDQFTRCTALDLAAKGVRVNSVNPAVIVTNFHKAIGMEDEAYAAYLKHCETTHPLGRVGTGEEVAASIAFLACDATASFTTGTCLRVDGGKHILTPR, encoded by the exons ATGGATTTCACCGGCAAGGTTGTGCTCATCACCGGAGCTAGCTCGGGCATTGGAGCTTCCACGGCCAAATATCTCACAAATCTCGGCGCATCCTGTGTGCTTGCTGCCCGGAACGAAGCGAAGCTGGCCGAAGTGTGTAAGGAGTGTGCTGCCCTGGGCAAGGCGACTCCGCTGACCGTCGTGACGGACGTGACGAAGCGGGCGGATCTCGAGCGGCTCCTCAAGCTGACCATCGCCAAGTACGGCCGGCTGGATGTGTTGGTAAACAATGCGGGGAAGGGGGCGGGCGGCAGCATCGAGGAAGCCGACCTGGACCAGTTCGATGACATACTCGACACGAACCTGCGGTCGGTGTTTGCGCTGACCAAGCTGGCCCTGCCCCATCTGCTCGCGGCCAAGGGGAACATCGTGAACGTGTCGAGTGTGGCCGGCACGAACTCGTTCCACAATGCGCTGTCGTACTGCGTTTCCAAGGCGGCACTCGATCAGTTCACGCGCTGCACCGCGCTGGATCTGGCCGCGAAGGGTGTGCGCGTCAACTCCGTCAATCCGG CGGTCATTGTGACCAACTTCCACAAAGCGATCGGTATGGAGGACGAAGCGTACGCCGCCTATCTGAAGCACTGCGAAACGACGCACCCGTTGGGGCGCGTCGGAACTGGGGAGGAGGTGGCGGCCTCGATCGCATTCCTGGCCTGTGATGCGACGGCCAGCTTCACCACCGGCACCTGTCTGCGGGTGGACGGTGGAAAGCACATCCTGACGCCACGGTGA